Proteins from a genomic interval of Actinomycetota bacterium:
- a CDS encoding type II toxin-antitoxin system HicB family antitoxin, producing the protein MTEHAFDEYTVWLWLDTGGIVAEVAECSGCLAQGADANEALEMLRTSFDVWTAEMRSQGRPVPDPWGVDDYSGRFLLRMPTVLHARAAREAQREGVSLNQYVNVLLAERLGFAEGVRSVTAGGASLACEEPPGSQP; encoded by the coding sequence GTGACTGAGCACGCGTTCGACGAGTACACGGTGTGGCTGTGGCTGGACACAGGCGGGATCGTCGCCGAGGTGGCGGAGTGCTCGGGGTGCCTCGCGCAGGGGGCCGACGCGAATGAGGCCCTCGAGATGCTCCGCACCTCGTTCGACGTCTGGACCGCCGAGATGCGCTCCCAGGGCCGCCCCGTCCCGGACCCATGGGGCGTGGACGACTACTCCGGCCGCTTCCTGCTGCGCATGCCGACGGTGCTGCACGCGCGCGCGGCGCGGGAGGCGCAACGCGAGGGCGTCTCGCTCAACCAGTACGTCAATGTCCTGCTCGCCGAGCGTCTCGGTTTCGCGGAGGGCGTGCGCAGCGTGACCGCGGGCGGCGCGTCACTCGCATGCGAGGAGCCGCCCGGCTCGCAGCCGTAG
- a CDS encoding DUF1385 domain-containing protein has protein sequence MRIQHTHIGGQAVIEGIMMRGRYNWAIAVRSADGEIHTEEHDLHRVALTRKWLRWPLVRGVWGLYETMVLAMRAFSVSAKLAGETEDEQLTDAEVGWTMVLGLLLAIGLFTVLPAFLAKWLVGRPDDHVFLWNLTNGGMRLVVFFAYIWAVSRMKEIQRVFAYHGAEHKTIHAYEHGLPLEAPVIQRYETMHVRCGTSFLLMVMVVAIAVYMLVPIKQILMGAGVASGLLATVVTILIHILLLPPIAGIAYEVIKWAGGRSEHPAVRVLLWPGLMLQKMTTREPDDSMVEVAVAAMSLVVAREEREAGGPVAEAVDAAPEVALADAP, from the coding sequence ATGCGCATACAGCACACGCACATCGGCGGCCAAGCCGTCATCGAGGGCATCATGATGCGCGGCCGCTACAACTGGGCGATCGCCGTACGCTCGGCCGACGGCGAGATCCACACCGAAGAGCACGACCTGCATCGCGTGGCCCTCACGCGCAAGTGGCTGCGCTGGCCGCTGGTGCGCGGCGTGTGGGGCCTCTACGAGACGATGGTGCTTGCGATGCGCGCATTCTCGGTCTCGGCCAAGCTCGCCGGTGAGACCGAGGACGAGCAGCTCACCGACGCCGAGGTCGGCTGGACGATGGTGCTCGGCCTGCTGCTGGCGATCGGCCTGTTCACGGTGCTGCCGGCGTTCCTCGCCAAGTGGCTCGTCGGCCGCCCCGACGACCATGTGTTCCTCTGGAACCTTACGAACGGCGGGATGCGGCTGGTGGTGTTCTTCGCCTACATCTGGGCGGTCAGCCGTATGAAGGAGATCCAGCGCGTGTTCGCCTACCACGGCGCCGAGCACAAGACGATCCACGCCTACGAGCACGGCCTGCCGCTCGAGGCGCCCGTCATCCAGCGCTACGAGACGATGCACGTGCGCTGCGGTACGTCGTTCCTGCTCATGGTCATGGTCGTGGCCATCGCGGTGTACATGCTCGTGCCGATCAAGCAGATCCTGATGGGGGCGGGGGTGGCCAGCGGGCTGCTCGCCACGGTGGTGACCATCCTCATCCACATCCTGCTGCTCCCGCCGATCGCGGGCATCGCCTACGAGGTCATCAAGTGGGCCGGCGGCCGCAGCGAGCATCCGGCCGTGCGCGTCCTGCTGTGGCCGGGGCTGATGCTGCAGAAGATGACGACGCGCGAGCCCGACGACTCGATGGTCGAGGTGGCCGTCGCCGCGATGAGCCTCGTGGTGGCACGCGAGGAGCGCGAGGCTGGCGGGCCGGTAGCCGAGGCCGTCGACGCCGCCCCCGAGGTCGCCCTCGCCGACGCGCCGTAG